The segment GATGTCCGCATCGTTTCCGTCTCCGCCCGCCTTGCCGTCCGCGCCGTAGCTGAACACGTCGATCGCGCCGTGCGCGCCGGGATTCAGGTATTGGTACGCATTGCCCCACGGATCGCTGGGCAGCCGCTCGAGATAGCCGCCGTCCTTCCAGTTGTTCGGCGCGGGCTCGGCGGTCGGCTTCTGGATCAGCGCGTGCAGGCCCTGCTCCTGCGACGGGTAGCGGCCGTTGTCGAGACGGTACAGGTTCAGCGACTGCATGATCGTGCCGATGTCCTGCTTCGCCGCGATGCGGCGCGCCTCGTCCGGACGGCTCATGATCTTCGGCACGATCAGCGCGGCGAGGATGCCGAGGATCGCGACCACCACCATGATCTCGATCAGCGTGAAGCCGCGCTGCGCACCGCATCCGTGACGGCTTCGGCTCGTCGCGCCGTGCACGGGTTCGGTCTCGTTGTCTCGCGTCATCATGTCTTCACTCTCGCGTCAAAGAATGGGGTTACTTCGCCCGATGCCGGACCGCCGGCATCCCGGTTGACCTACAGGCCGATCGCCATGACCTCCATTGCCCTGCTCCGCCCGCTCGCGAACCGCGCCAACCTCGCGCCCGCGCTTGCCACGCTCGCCGCCGCAGCGGCCTTCGTCGCGGTGTCGCTGTGGTCCGCGCGCCTGATGAACGCACCCGCCGCGCCCGCGCCGGCCCGAGTCGCGCCGCCGGCGCCGTTCGACGTGTCCGCGGGCGCGCAACTGTTCGGCGCGAAGCCCGGCGACGGCGCGCAGCACGCGATCCAGTTGTTCGGCATCCTGTCGTTCGATGCGCGCCACGCGGCCGCGATCGTCAGCGTCGGCGGCGATGCCGCGCGCGTCGTGCGGCTCGGCGGCGCGCTCGGCGACGCTGTGAAGCTCGCCGAGGTCCGCGCCCGCTCGATCGTCGTCGAGACGGCCGGCCTGCAACGCGAGATCGCGCTGCCCGCCGCGCAGAACCCGAATGCGTTCGTGCGCTGACCGGTTCATCACTGCACCATGTTGTTCAACTCGATGATCGGCATCATCACCGCCAGCACGATCACGAGCACCACGCCGCCCATCGCGAGAATCAAGAGCGGTTCGAGCAGGCTCGTCAGGAACATCGTGCGGCGTTCGAGCTCGCGCGCCTCGCCTTCGGCCGCGCGATCGAGCATCGTCGTCACGTCGCCCGTCGCTTCGCCCGAACGGATCAGGTGCACCAGCACCGGCGGAAACGTCTTCACGTTGTTCAGCGCGCGCGACAGCGCGGAGCCTTCGCGCACGCGCACGATCGCGTCGTCGATGTTCGCGCGCATCGCGCGGTTCGACAGCGTTTCGCCGGCCGCCTGCAGCGCGCGCAGGATCGGCACGCCGGCCGCCGTGAGAATGCCGAGCGTGCTCGCGAAG is part of the Burkholderia ubonensis subsp. mesacidophila genome and harbors:
- the gspG gene encoding type II secretion system major pseudopilin GspG; this encodes MTRDNETEPVHGATSRSRHGCGAQRGFTLIEIMVVVAILGILAALIVPKIMSRPDEARRIAAKQDIGTIMQSLNLYRLDNGRYPSQEQGLHALIQKPTAEPAPNNWKDGGYLERLPSDPWGNAYQYLNPGAHGAIDVFSYGADGKAGGDGNDADIGSWQ
- a CDS encoding general secretion pathway protein GspC gives rise to the protein MTSIALLRPLANRANLAPALATLAAAAAFVAVSLWSARLMNAPAAPAPARVAPPAPFDVSAGAQLFGAKPGDGAQHAIQLFGILSFDARHAAAIVSVGGDAARVVRLGGALGDAVKLAEVRARSIVVETAGLQREIALPAAQNPNAFVR